The proteins below are encoded in one region of Lactuca sativa cultivar Salinas chromosome 3, Lsat_Salinas_v11, whole genome shotgun sequence:
- the LOC111903147 gene encoding short-chain dehydrogenase ptmH, whose amino-acid sequence MSDKKIVLVTGCAKGGIGYEYCKAFAEQNCHVVASDIPQRMNDLLELREQEIETLELDVLSDISVSSAVKAIILKHGKIDVLINNAGIGSTGPLAELSLDEIKKAYEINTLGQLRMVQHVMPSMASRRSGVIVNVGSVVGKVPTPWAGSYCASKAAVHSISHTLRLELKPFGINVVLVIPGAIRSSLGSHNTGSLSHYDWKVYKDFSDAIAERARASQVGKSTDASLFARHVVNKVLSPKPPKQIMFGHMTSLFAILSFSPLWVRDLFFTKRFGVDKKV is encoded by the coding sequence ATGAGTGACAAGAAAATTGTTCTAGTCACGGGTTGTGCTAAAGGTGGCATAGGCTATGAATATTGCAAGGCGTTTGCTGAGCAAAACTGCCATGTCGTTGCTTCTGATATCCCTCAAAGAATGAATGACTTGTTAGAGTTACGAGAACAAGAAATCGAGACATTAGAGCTTGATGTTTTATCGGATATAAGTGTTTCATCAGCCGTGAAAGCTATAATTTTAAAGCATGGAAAGATAGATGTGTTGATCAATAATGCGGGCATTGGAAGCACGGGCCCACTTGCCGAGCTTTCATTAGATGAGATAAAAAAGGCTTATGAAATCAACACTTTAGGACAACTTAGAATGGTGCAACATGTTATGCCTTCCATGGCTTCAAGAAGAAGTGGGGTTATAGTTAATGTAGGGAGTGTTGTTGGAAAGGTTCCTACCCCTTGGGCAGGGTCTTATTGTGCTAGCAAGGCTGCGGTTCACTCGATCTCACATACCCTTCGGTTGGAGTTAAAGCCGTTTGGTATTAATGTAGTTTTAGTGATTCCTGGGGCTATAAGATCGAGCTTAGGGAGTCATAACACGGGTTCATTGTCGCATTATGATTGGAAAGTTTATAAAGATTTTAGTGATGCGATAGCCGAACGTGCTAGAGCTTCTCAAGTTGGTAAATCGACTGATGCATCGTTGTTTGCACGACATGTAGTAAATAAGGTTTTGAGCCCAAAACCGCCGAAGCAAATAATGTTCGGTCATATGACTTCTCTATTCGCTATTCTTTCATTTTCTCCACTTTGGGTTAGAGATCTTTTCTTCACAAAACGATTCGGTGTGGACAAGAAAGTGTGA
- the LOC111903137 gene encoding uncharacterized protein LOC111903137 → MESEGRTSSIDECSQTLLKKEDSRSQTQHLNTLDRVNHHNNEFTNATKIFVGGLPADLTKDEFKAYFEKFGSIEDVVVMSDKETNKPRRFGFVTFDSQDTANSVLKNRFYELKNKRVEVKKAVSKERMTRNFGSYYDTYNNAMYNGTTLPYATATSYGVYYYGMNSYGYGAYSGIGCEGLPYFYYPYTNPSYYDNTCSYQNPYYYADTYSYMSPYSYHGNNPKHSYKYRNRSTTTPVVIKKKSHFKNGDGDHDVRKNTNVSSEVNDEESSVTRDALENGDGDHAETSDSLSVCCDGEGGSGGCAEGIQALSLYSDGSVEQMGADGESSSCTLLDS, encoded by the exons ATGGAGTCAGAGGGCAGAACTTCTTCCATCGATGAATGTTCTCAAACGCTCTTGAAAAAG GAAGATTCGAGGTCTCAAACTCAACATCTGAACACTCTTGATCGTGTAAACCACCATAACAATGAATTCACTAATGCAACCAAGATTTTCGTGGGTGGCTTACCTGCTGATTTAACAAAAGACGAATTCAAAGCTTACTTTGAAAAGTTTGGTTCTATTGAGGATGTAGTTGTGATGTCAGATAAAGAAACCAATAAACCACGAAGATTTGGTTTTGTTACATTTGATTCACAAGATACGGCAAACAGTGTACTAAAGAATAGGTTTTATGAACTGAAAAACAAACGAGTGGAAGTGAAAAAGGCTGTTTCAAAAGAGCGAATGACTAGGAATTTTGGAAGTTATTATGATACTTATAATAACGCTATGTATAATGGAACTACTCTTCCTTACGCCACTGCAACCTCTTATGGTGTGTATTATTATGGGATGAATAGTTATGGATATGGAGCTTATAGTGGTATTGGTTGTGAGGGGCTTCCGTATTTTTATTATCCTTATACCAATCCTAGTTATTATGATAACACTTGTTCCTATCAAAATCCTTATTATTATGCAGATACTTATTCATACATGAGTCCATATAGTTATCATGGGAACAACCCTAAACATTCATATAAATATAGGAATAGAAGTACTACTACTCCTGTTGTCATCAAGAAAAAATCACATTTCAAGAATGGTGATGGTGATCATGATGTGAGAAAGAATACAAATGTGAGTTCAGAGGTTAATGATGAAGAAAGTAGTGTTACGAGGGATGCATTAGAAAATGGTGATGGTGATCATGCTGAGACTAGTGATAGTTTGAGTGTGTGTTGCGATGGTGAAGGTGGTAGTGGTGGTTGTGCTGAGGGTATTCAAGCTTTGAGTTTGTATAGCGATGGATCAGTTGAACAAATGGGAGCAGATGGAGAGTCTTCTTCATGTACGTTGTTGGACTCATGA